One Bdellovibrio bacteriovorus str. Tiberius DNA segment encodes these proteins:
- the gap gene encoding type I glyceraldehyde-3-phosphate dehydrogenase, protein MSKLRVGINGFGRIGRVLFRAGFEKFDIVGINSLDSIEGDAHLLKYDSAHGVFNADVSTEGHNLIVNGKKIAVSKTRNPAEVPWKDLGVDIVLECTGAFKKREDFMQHISAGAKRVLVSGPAEKGADITMVYGINHESYDPSKHVVVSNASCTTNCLAPLAKVLNDTFGIEHGTMMTVHSYTNDQKILDAPHSDLRRARAAAVSMIPTTTGAAKNVGLVLPELKGLIDGISVRVPTPNVSLVDFTFTAKKDVTRESVNEALIKASEGAMKGVLAVEHKELVSVDFNGNKHSSIVDLATTMVVGPRMVKVLSWYDNETGFSNRMVDVALHMQKKGL, encoded by the coding sequence ATGTCTAAGTTGCGTGTTGGTATCAACGGTTTTGGTCGTATTGGTCGTGTTCTTTTCCGCGCGGGTTTTGAAAAATTCGATATCGTCGGAATCAATTCTCTGGACAGCATCGAAGGTGATGCTCACTTGCTGAAATACGACTCTGCCCACGGCGTGTTCAACGCTGATGTTTCCACCGAAGGTCACAACCTGATCGTAAACGGTAAAAAAATCGCAGTTTCCAAAACTCGCAATCCAGCCGAAGTTCCTTGGAAGGACCTGGGCGTGGACATCGTTCTTGAGTGCACAGGCGCATTCAAAAAACGCGAAGATTTCATGCAGCACATCTCTGCTGGTGCAAAACGCGTTCTGGTTTCCGGCCCTGCTGAAAAAGGCGCTGACATCACTATGGTGTACGGTATCAACCACGAATCCTACGATCCATCCAAGCACGTTGTTGTTTCCAACGCGTCCTGCACGACAAACTGTCTGGCGCCTTTGGCGAAGGTTCTGAACGACACATTCGGTATTGAACACGGTACCATGATGACAGTTCACTCTTACACGAATGACCAGAAGATCCTGGACGCTCCTCACAGCGATTTGCGCCGTGCCCGTGCAGCGGCTGTCAGCATGATCCCGACAACAACGGGTGCTGCGAAAAACGTGGGCCTGGTGCTGCCAGAGTTGAAAGGTCTGATCGACGGTATCTCCGTGCGTGTTCCGACTCCGAACGTTTCTTTGGTGGATTTTACATTCACTGCGAAAAAAGACGTGACCCGTGAATCCGTGAACGAAGCTTTGATCAAAGCTTCTGAAGGCGCGATGAAAGGTGTTCTGGCGGTAGAGCACAAAGAACTGGTCAGCGTTGACTTCAACGGCAACAAACACTCTTCCATCGTCGATCTGGCTACAACCATGGTTGTGGGCCCGCGCATGGTGAAAGTTCTTTCCTGGTACGACAATGAAACTGGCTTCTCCAACCGCATGGTTGACGTTGCTTTGCACATGCAGAAGAAAGGTCTTTAA
- a CDS encoding phosphoglycerate kinase, giving the protein MANGLKGIKTVRDFELAGKVVFLRLDLNVPMENGKITDENRITASLPTIKYCMEQGAKLVMASHLGRPKTKDDTEFSLEPVAKRLQDLLNAEVILVEEPDSDAPKHLLPSLKPNQLILLENVRFEEGETKDSIEFAQKIANYSDIYINDAFGASHRAHATIHALPSVMKDKGIGFLIEKEITMLDSLLQNPKRPYIAVMGGAKVSDKIAVIERLMDVVDGFIVGGAMAYTFLKAQGLPVGKSLVENDKLKYAKEMIERIEARNKTILLPVDHVATKGITDTAHAHVTNDVAIAEDELGVDIGPKTIKNFSAALREAGTIFWNGPMGIFENPAFAKGTFGVAAAIAESDAVKIVGGGDSAAAAEASGFAGKMTHISTGGGASLEYLQGDKLPGLEILRTRIRA; this is encoded by the coding sequence ATGGCTAACGGTCTTAAAGGCATCAAGACAGTTCGTGACTTCGAGTTGGCAGGGAAAGTTGTTTTCCTGCGCTTGGATTTGAACGTTCCAATGGAGAACGGCAAGATCACGGATGAAAACCGCATCACGGCTTCTTTGCCGACAATCAAGTATTGCATGGAACAAGGTGCGAAGCTGGTTATGGCTTCCCACCTGGGCCGTCCAAAAACCAAAGACGACACAGAGTTTTCTTTGGAGCCTGTGGCAAAACGCCTGCAGGATCTTTTGAATGCCGAAGTGATTCTGGTGGAAGAACCGGACTCTGACGCTCCAAAACACCTGTTGCCTTCCCTGAAACCAAATCAGTTGATCCTTCTTGAAAACGTGCGTTTTGAAGAAGGGGAGACGAAGGACTCCATCGAGTTCGCGCAAAAGATCGCCAACTACAGCGACATTTATATCAATGACGCTTTCGGGGCTTCTCACCGCGCTCACGCGACCATTCATGCTTTGCCTTCAGTGATGAAGGACAAAGGCATTGGCTTCCTGATTGAAAAAGAAATCACGATGCTGGATTCCTTGCTGCAAAATCCAAAACGCCCGTACATCGCGGTGATGGGTGGAGCAAAGGTTTCTGACAAGATCGCGGTTATCGAACGCCTGATGGACGTTGTTGACGGTTTCATCGTGGGTGGCGCGATGGCGTACACTTTCCTGAAAGCTCAAGGTCTGCCAGTTGGTAAATCTTTGGTTGAAAATGACAAATTGAAATACGCGAAAGAAATGATCGAGCGTATTGAAGCCCGCAATAAAACCATTTTGTTGCCGGTGGATCATGTGGCAACCAAAGGCATCACGGACACAGCGCACGCGCATGTGACCAATGATGTGGCGATCGCAGAAGACGAACTGGGTGTGGACATCGGTCCTAAGACCATCAAGAACTTCTCTGCAGCTTTGCGTGAAGCGGGAACTATTTTCTGGAACGGCCCTATGGGCATCTTTGAAAATCCGGCCTTCGCTAAAGGCACTTTCGGCGTAGCTGCGGCTATTGCTGAAAGCGATGCAGTTAAAATCGTGGGTGGTGGTGATTCTGCAGCGGCAGCGGAAGCTTCCGGCTTTGCAGGTAAAATGACCCACATTTCCACAGGTGGTGGCGCGTCCCTGGAATATCTTCAGGGCGATAAGCTTCCAGGTTTGGAAATTCTTAGAACCCGCATCCGCGCATAA